The genomic window TATTCTCTTCACGGTTggctttgtttgggggggggggggagagaaggagacacAGTACAAACAGATTTTACACCAGTGTAAGCCAGCAGTTGCCAGGCATGCTCCTCCCGCTGAACTGAGGCCACGCCCCTTCCTCAGCAAGGGAGACGGGGCTTACGAAACATGACAGGCATCCTCGGGCGGGAAAACCACGctgctgagggagggggagggaaggcgggaggTTCCAACCCACCGGACTGGGACAAAGAACCCCAGCTCCCTGCCTTCAAAAAGGCTCACAAGCTAACCGAATCTCGTGGCTTGGCAACAGTTGTATTTAGCAGCAGTGTCGGACAATACACAGCAAGCGTAGGTGGGAGAGGGACTGGAAGGTGAAGCCCACAAAACGGATGGTTGGGGGTGGGCACAGCTCTGTTTTGGTTTCACTACGGTGTGGATCTCCGGCTCGCAACGGCTATTTCCCCTCTCTCCTGCCGAAACTTAAGGCCCCGTAAGACGAATTTCAGTGTTTCGCGTTGATGATGTCGACGAATTCGGGTTTGAGGGAGGCCCCGCCCACAAGGAAGCCATCCACGTCTCCTTGGGAGGCCAGCTCTTTGCAGGTGCCGCCAGTGACTGAACCTGCAAGGAATAACCCCAGTTAATAGAAACCTctgcagggaggaaaacaaataaggggaaaaaaggacCTTCAAAAAGCATTTCCTAGCAGTGACTTTCTCTCGGGCTAGCTCTCCACAACTTAACAACAGATTCCCCCTGCTTTCTTTGGAAGTTGTTCTGGGACTGTAGAGTACTAATATACTTATATATTAATTtagcacaattcttcagggcctgtaagacggacatcttctgccaggcttttggttaggGCCAGAGCTCAcaactatctacctacctatttaCAGCCCTGCCTACTCATCTGTCCATCTATTTACGTACTCATCCATTCCCAAATCATCCTGCATTTCCCGGAGAATTCAATACGTACAACAGACATTTCCCGGCAGCATCATTGCTGTTTTCATTCGTTCTCACCTGTCCCAGGTTATTTAGAttaaaatttcatttcatttcataaaATAGAATTTCATTTTATACGCTTCGTATACcatcctgagccagcttgctaggaggGCGGTCTCAAAACCTAATAAGCTAaactaatttaaattttaaattacttCAAATTCCAAATTTATCTTCTTGCTTTCTTAAGAAACTTTCCATTTCTCTTCAAACTTCAAAAGTGAGGGCACTTCCGCCGTTATGATGGTACTTCCGCCCTTACTGCATACTCAAGCCAGTTTACTATCGCATCCTCCTACACTCAGAAGAACATCCAGCTGCCATTTTACTGTGTGGGTCCTTTCTAGTCATTGTCATTGTACATTCAAATAtctcttaaaccaggggtagtcaacctgtggtcctccagatgtccgtggactacaattcccaaatgctggcaggggctcagtttggtgtagtggttaggagtgtggacttctaatctggcatgccgggttcgattctgcgctcccccacatgcagtcagctgggtgaccttgggcttgccacggcactgataaaactgttctgactgagcagtaatatcagggctctctcagcctcacccaccccacagggtgtctgttgtggtgagaggaaaggggaggaggcgactgtaagccgctttgagcctcctttgggtagggaaaagcggcatataagaaccaactcttcttcttcttcttgactaaggtaaaggtaaagatatcccctgtgcaagcaccgagtcatatctgacccttggggtgatgctctccagtgttttcatggcagactcaatacagggtggatttgcttttccttccccaatcattaccgttttagcccccagccagctgggtactcattttaccgacctcagaaggatggaaggctgagtcaaccttgagccggctgctgggatcgaactcccaacctcatgggcagagctttcaggctgcatgtctgctgccctaccactctgcgccacaagaggctcttacaggttgactacccctgtcttaaacaaCCATCAACAAGGTGGGCTTTGGGTCCTCATCGGAGAGAAAAGGCCGGGCGCAGACATCTGAAGGAAACGAACCCTTTGCTTCCACCATGAGGAAGGCTCATTTTACCTCCATAGATGATCCGAGTGGACTGTGCCACCGCCTCAGATACGTTGCTCTTCAGCCAGCCTCGCAGCTTCTCGTGAACCTCTTGGGCCTGCGCAAAAAGTGGGATGGGGTCAGAGTCACCGAGGGCTGGTTGTCGATCCCAGTTTAGGGTGGGAGAGGCGGTGCCACTAGGAAAGCAGGGACGCTCCCGGAGCCTCCTGCCCGACCTCTTGGGGCAGAAGCGAGATCTGAAAACGCTCTTTCCACGATCGCAGCCGTACCTGTTGGGGTGTCGCTGTTTTGCCAGTCCCGATGGCCCAAACCGGCTCGTAAGCGAGGACCACTTTGCTCCAGTCGCTCACGTTATCTGGGAGGCAAGAGAACATTAGAAATGCTGACTACtgagaccagggattcccaaccagaggtccgcAGAAGgttcacagggggggggggggatggtcttTCATCTCtggccttaatggactcagccacaagctgggGGACCGGCCACTTCCAACtggtccccctctccccttcaggTGGAAGAGTGCCACCTTGCAGGCTCTGCACAACTGTGGCAGCTCCGCCAGGGCCCAGGTCTCAGGCAGCACCTCACTGCACTAGGTTGGAGCCTGAGCCAAAATGGCCCTGActctggtggaggccaggcggatgtccttggggccagggactgccaACAGGTTTGCACTAGATGACCTCAGTGCTCTCTGGAGGACTCAAGAGACAAAAGAAACGGTCCTAGGGGCTAGTTCATACTGAGGAACTTCAGATCCCCAAGGACTCATGAAttaccaaactgtggctgtccagatgtccatggactacaattaccatgagcctgtcGGGACatattcatgggaattgtagtccatggatatctggacagacacagtttggccacccctgggtcaCAGGATGCCTCCTGCCCGCCCTCAAAAGACTGGCTGCCAATCATTTGTAGTTCTGGAGTAACCAGGCTAGAAGTCCCCAACACGGTGCTCTTGGGTGCCATTATGCCCACTGAAACCTTCCCTGGTGCCCCCCAGCTTTTAAAAAGTAGGTGGGTTTTTCACTTAGCAAGCATTCTGGTTGGCTCCTGTGAGATCTCACCAGCTCTGTAGATTATTAAAaacactgctttggcagcagctggtaCTCCAGCAAAAAGAtcctcactgtgtgactgaaggcaagctgcggcagccattttgtggctggctcaacctctggtggcagccattttgtgctatGCCAAGCGCACTGTCAGAATTCTAGAAGCGTCCAGAGGCTCAAGAAGCTGAGGGCCCCCGAACCAGTCAATGATGAATTGGCTCAAGCAGCTCACTTATTTCTGCAGGAGGACACATACCATTAGAGCTTCTCATGAGCTTTGTTCAGGGAGCTCACAGACAGAACGAGCCTCTCCCCCCAGCAACAGCCCGAGTCCTCTTACCAGCAATCGCCTTGGTCTGCTGGAACACCACCTTCTCCGTGATGCCCCCTTCTCTCTCGTCCAGCTTCTCCCCGATGCAGGCAATCACGCCAAGCCCCTCGGCCAAGGCGTGGGCCACCTTCTGCCcaatgagctgcaagggagacagGATCTTAAGAGGCAAAGAAAAGCCCCTGCCTGGAGCCCAGCGGTGCTGAAGCTTCAAATCGACAGCCACTCACCAAGCATGCAACTTCCTTGGTGAATCACCCACCAGAAATTACAGGACAATCAAGGCCATAAAAACTTTGCACAATGACttgggaggccagcctccaagtgggacctggggatctcctggaattaaagctcatctgcaCCACAGAtccattcccctagagaaaacagatgctttggagggtggactccagggcattacactccactcttctctccaggctccagtcccaaatctccagttctcTAACCTGGATTTGCCAACTCTACCCCAAATAACCCACCAgtggccggggagggggtgggggctggccaccCTACTTCTGACAGATGTTTCTGATGTTCGGGCCTCATTTAACGAGATTGTTGCCTCCAAGGGCTGTCAGTCAATTTCTtaatagaatcataaaaccatagagttggaagggccccttcaggccatgtagtccaaccccctgctcaatgcaggatcagcccaaagcagccacaataagtatctgtccatctgTTGCTTAATGCCAGGACTGCCAaggagggggaactcaccacccccttaagcagtggattccactcctgaactactctgactgtcaaaatgttttcctgatatttatcCGATATTGTTATCCATGTCGTTTAAGcccattattgcaggtcctagcctctgctgccagcaggaatatttccctgctctcctctaagtcagtggtccccaacctttctgaggttggggaccggcagggcatcggggtgcggcccgcgcccgcacgggccacgcccacgcatcggctgtGCCCGCGGCCCGTGtccacatgggcgcggcccggccctgattccctctccccgccctcccgcagcaagaagcttcccgggccgcaagcttgcggcctgggaagtttttcactgcgggggaggggcagggagagggagccgcggcccggcgccatggccttcatggcccggcaccgggccacggcccgcaggttggggaccactgctctaagtgacaacctttcaaatattaaaaggcagaaatcctgtcccctctcaacctcctttcttcaggctgaacattcccaggttcctccgcctttcctcacagggcttgttccccaggccctggatcaacctcctcgctctcctctgcaccctctcaattctgtccacatcctttttgaagtgaggcctccagaactgcacacaggactccaagtggggtttgatcaatgcagtatacagcaggagtATGACATCTTGAAATTTTTATCTTCAAGCTCGATTCCTATCTGCCAGTTTTCTAAGAGCCTGGGGGAGAAATCTGGGAATGTACcctaagggaggggagagaaatcacAATTCTCCTTCGTTGGCTGTCAGGAGCCAATGTAACCAGGGAGAGTGGCCACCTAAAATCCAGAGGTGGCCACTTATTTATCATTCGATTTATAGATCACCCCTCTCCACAAGcagggctcagggaggtttatatCAACCGATAAAAACATTTGTAACCAGACAAAAACTACCAAACCAAGCCCCATACCCATGCACATCTGGCTTGCAGAAATTGATTTAAAATCCAGGGGAGCCAAAGTCCTCACTCATCGCAAACCAAAGTTCTGAATTTCCACCAAggttattattattgctattattatttattagatttctataccgcccttccagcatggctcagggtggtgcccACAGTACAATTTAAGAATTAACAATGGATTAAAACCAACCTAATAAATAAGCATCAAACATTCAACAGTATAAAACAGGATTAAAAACAGGAGTAACAATTTTACAGCATTTAAGTAATAGTCACCTCCTGGTTAATCACTGCCCACAAGTCGAATTTTAACAGtggcaaagcgggacaccattgatccggggtgggtgggggtgcggggtgtcttgattaaaatttggtctatatggagcaacaaaaatcttcatagaacacaaaaatagtattgtaatatatatatatattttactttcaacataagtacaatttgcagttgcccccagatgtccctccaaaagtgggacaatctggtaacCTTACACAAGTCTCCAAACTACATCTCTCTTTGTGAGGTGTTCTGTAGGGGAGGGTAATAGATTTTGTatgttccccccactccccctaaTTTAGAATCACGGCTGTCCACCAATCCCAGTTTTGGGACACCAGCTCTCATTCAGGAAAgaacaggaggggggaatccagagGCCACCCACCTCGTCCGATTCCCCAAAGACGTGTCTCCTCTCCGAgtgccccaagatcacccaggtgaCCCCCACATCCTTAATCATGGCAGGgctggaaaagaagggaagacaCATCAGTCTGCTCTGCCCCAAGCCCCCACCTGCCTCCCGTCTCTTCTGGAGGGGGCCAAGTCCCAGACCTCCCGGAGACTCACCTGATCTCTCCTGTGAAGGCCCCCTTTGACACCTTGTAACAGTTCTGGGCAGCCAAGCCGATCTTTGCGTCCAGCTTCTGGCGGGCGAAGTCCAGGTAGATGGAAGGGGCACCACAGACCACCTCtgtgaacagagagagagagaccaccaCCAGGGGGGTGAGGGAGGCACCCCAAATAACCGCATGCCTAGGAGAACCCCAGCCAAAAAAGGCCTTCCTGTGCAATTTCGCCCTCTGTTGGAGTTTATAGTGGAAGCTCTTTGGGGCAGATCCCTTTTCTGCCTACAAAACTCTACAAAGCCATTCACACATTGGGAGCCAGCaaggtgtcgtggttaaaagtggcagactcCAATATGGagacttgggtttgattccccactcctccacatgcagccagctgggtggacttGGACTAttcagatctctcagagctctctcggcctcacctacctcatgaggtgtcagttgtgggaagaggaaggataggAGACTGTACCTAAGGAACCAGCGGGGAAGTGGTGGTTAAAGaccggcggcttctaatctggagagctgggtttgattccccactcctcttccacatgcaatcagctgtctttggctagtcacagttctgttagagctctcttaaaCGGAGAGCGTGGGTGACATATGACTTCTAGGGGTGTGGCCACCTGACCTCACTTCAGGGTTACTTCGAAGCCTGCAAAGTTTCCAGCGGttgctccacagtcaaaaggttggaaaagcctGCTGTAGGAGACTGGGCCAGCCTTTCACAACAGTCATTTCACAACTGGATTTCCCGAGTGCAAAGGAGACAATCTAGGGGCAATATAACTGTTACACCACAACAGTAATGCAACAACCAAAAATACAGTCCTGGGTTTATCCAGTTCATTTATagcctccctttctctcctcaagGGGCACCCCACAGCAGTTTACGTGGAGCTACCAGCCACAGCCACCCCAAGAgataggttaggcagagagagtgTGCTTGTCCCAAGGGCTTCCAGCAAACCTCtgcagcagagcagggatttgaactcagatcaaCCAGACCCTAGTCTGACAGTCTAACCCAaattttcatgaaacccaggggtttcttgatggccctggaagggtttcctgaatgggtagaagttaactatttttaaaaatatatttttacatttcttaaacatttattgggtgatttgaccatatacaGCCATGccgactccccaccccccaagatggccactgatgggcctgggagggggtgggaagggccccagttgggctctgcttcccaaccatattctgcctgatcacgctacttctggggttgctcgaagcctgaagaaggtttcagggatttctcaatggttaaaaagttgagaaaggctggtctaaccaGTACACCCCCTGGCAAATGGTCCCTTTGGAGCAGCTGAGAAGAGCTACTTCTTCAGAGATGAGCAGCAGGTAACTTCCCTAGCGCCCAGGTTTCTACACTGCTAAGAGCTGGAGCCATCATTAGCCACAGGGTTCCAACAGCTGGATCGAATCCTCCCTTGACCTCCACCAAAAGGGGCAGctttcatgttttatttattcattctttgGGAAAGAGGAGGAGTCCTAATTCAAGTGTAGAATGTGCTTTGGGCATGTGCTACCAGACAGGGGAGGGAATACTAGCCCAATAGATCAACAGCATGCTTGTCATGCATTTTAAACAGCTATTTAAAAAGACCGGAGAATATATTTGGGGGCTCTTGCAGAGGCCAACCCAAAAGCagacctctagggcaggggtagtcaaactgcggccctccagatgtccatggactacaattcccatgagcccctgccagcgtttgctgcagtttgactacccctgctctagggagtcAAGCCCCTGCAGAAATTCTTGGTTTAGGAAAGATCTTAATgaaggagagaagagctgttttttataccagcttttcactgtctggaggaatctcagaggggcttacaagtccctttcccctcctctccccacaacagacaccctgtgaggtaagtgggactgagagagccctgagagaactgtaactgacccaaggtcacctagctagccTCAcatgtctcagaggggcttacaagtccctttcccttcctctccccacaacagacacccagcgaggtacgtggggctgaaggagctctgagagaacagaactataactagcccaaggtcctgTAGCTGGCCGCACATGGAGTAGTAGAGagtcaaacctggtcctccagattataggctgccattcttaagcaCTACCCCACACTGGTTTACAAGCATGGGCTTTAGGGCCCAGCCCAAAATCCCTTGGAGCGTAACTTGCGGATCTGTTTTTCTAGTTTTCCTCTGGGGTAAGGCTCCTTTGTCAGAAGCTTTGGCATGAagggatgaccccccccccaccagccaaaAAGTTCTCGCATTAGCAGAACAGACACGCTGGATCCAATGGCACATTTGAAGTTATGCACCATCTTCAAGGGTTAAATTTCTTTAGCCAGTGGGAGAAATATGAGGTAGGGCAAACAGCAGGCTTGTTGGAACAGATCCTCATCAACAAGGGGTCGCAGCACCTGGGGATGGTGGCCCCAGAGggaccagcccctcccctctccttcccaagcaAGACAGTCGAGTATGGCTAAGGGAGTCTAAGCAGATCTGCTTGCTTGAGACAACCCTCTCCCTCCGAGGCCTGTCTCTGACCTTTTGCAGGCCGCCAGGAT from Paroedura picta isolate Pp20150507F chromosome 7, Ppicta_v3.0, whole genome shotgun sequence includes these protein-coding regions:
- the TPI1 gene encoding triosephosphate isomerase encodes the protein MAPRKFFVGGNWKMNGSKKSLGELIQTLNGAKVPADTEVVCGAPSIYLDFARQKLDAKIGLAAQNCYKVSKGAFTGEISPAMIKDVGVTWVILGHSERRHVFGESDELIGQKVAHALAEGLGVIACIGEKLDEREGGITEKVVFQQTKAIADNVSDWSKVVLAYEPVWAIGTGKTATPQQAQEVHEKLRGWLKSNVSEAVAQSTRIIYGGSVTGGTCKELASQGDVDGFLVGGASLKPEFVDIINAKH